One genomic window of Bactrocera dorsalis isolate Fly_Bdor chromosome 4, ASM2337382v1, whole genome shotgun sequence includes the following:
- the LOC105222941 gene encoding uncharacterized protein LOC105222941, with the protein MNKVLTVFAVVVLMIATRKVLAEEIMKVPMGLALETLEPFAMNCELKPEKAHMEELILNKEDADLITKCLRGCLMEQFQLFVEDSTDVNTEKLLSWMVLLYSEKIDELRAISNGCNAKNVEMGITDKCEVAHSYAMCMLKEMKEREYEIPEVEQ; encoded by the exons atgaataaagtgTTAACAGTTTTTGCGGTCGTTGTTTTAATGATTGCCACAAGGAAAGTGCTG gCAGAGGAAATAATGAAGGTACCTATGGGTCTAGCGCTTGAAACCCTCGAACCGTTTGCCATGAACTGCGAGCTTAAGCCTGAAAAAG caCACATGGAAGAGCTTATCTTGAATAAAGAGGACGCGGACTTAATAACGAAATGTTTACGTGGCTGCCTCATGGAACAGTTCCAATTG TTCGTAGAAGACAGCACTGATGTGAACACGGAGAAGTTACTGAGCTGGATGGTACTCTTGTATTCCGaaaaaattgatgaactcaGGGCAATATCCAATGGTTGTAAtgcgaaaaatgttgaaatgggCATTACTGATAA ATGCGAGGTGGCGCATTCGTATGCCATGTGCATGCTGAAGGAAATGAAAGAGCGCGAGTATGAGATACCCGAAGTGGAACAATGA
- the LOC105222982 gene encoding general odorant-binding protein 19a has protein sequence MYFCKAIFISSLLAFLYATPISAGITEEQMWATAKLMRDVCLPRFPKISIELANQLRDGNIPDNNKDVKCYINCVLEMMQTMKKGKFLYEASLKQVDLVLPDSYKDDYRAGLLKCKDASAGIKKDNCEAAYTILKCLRGEIKKFIFP, from the exons ATGTATTTTTGCAAAGCTATCTTCATTTCCTCACTTTTGGCGTTTTTATACGCTACTCCGATATCTGCAGgt ATCACTGAGGAGCAGATGTGGGCCACTGCTAAATTAATGCGAGATGTGTGCTTACCAAGATTTCCGAAAATTAGCATCG AACTCGCAAATCAATTGCGCGACGGCAACATACCAGACAACAATAAAGATGTTAAATGCTATATTAATTGTGTTTTAGAAATGATGCAAACG ATGAAAAAGGGCAAGTTCCTGTACGAAGCGTCGTTGAAGCAAGTTGACTTAGTTTTACCCGACTCTTACAAAGACGATTACCGCGCGGGTCTACTGAAATGCAAGGACGCAAGTGCTGGCATAAAGAAAGACAACTGTGAAGCGGCATACACGATTCTGAAGTGTTTGCgtggtgaaattaaaaaatttatattcccTTAA
- the LOC105222942 gene encoding general odorant-binding protein 19a translates to MLNKINSFVLATVFVALVLHSDQVSGGATEEQMISAGKLMRDVCLPKFSKISPEVADGIKEGNVPDTKDVKCYINCIMEMMQTMKKGKFLYESALKQIDLLMPDDYKDDYRNGLAKCKDVTSGIKNNCDASYALLICMRDNISKFLFP, encoded by the exons atgttgaataaaataaattctttcgTCCTTGCAACCGTGTTCGTCGCGTTGGTTTTACATTCGGATCAAGTTTCTGGCGGT GCTACCGAGGAGCAAATGATATCTGCTGGAAAGCTAATGCGAGATGTCTGTCTaccaaaatttagtaaaatatcaccag aaGTGGCAGATGGCATCAAAGAAGGTAATGTTCCAGACACGAAGGACGTAAAATGTTATATTAATTGTATCATGGAAATGATGCAAACG ATGAAGAAAGGCAAGTTTCTATATGAAAGCGCATTGAAGCAAATCGATTTGCTGATGCCGGACGATTACAAGGATGATTATCGCAATGGACTAGCAAAATGCAAAGATGTAACAAGTGGCATAAAGAACAATTGCGACGCGTCGTACGCCCTTTTGATTTGTATGCGCGACAATATATCGAAGTTTCTTTTTCCTTAA
- the LOC105222940 gene encoding general odorant-binding protein 19d yields the protein MVKSSSALLIAGFICLMSLQSLTALSEDADKLSEKRKPLMTREDPSTLEDYKRTKRQLPQPLQEFQDFVTTSKTECAKEMNINPNELQKSLLYEDQPTSIEKCMMECVLKRIEVMSKDDTLSTTTIGHIADIIGDNNALITSIAMASAENCKKFITAEDSCERAFQINKCIAAEMKMRKIKLIY from the exons ATGGTTAAGTCAAGTAGCGCATTACTAATTGCTGGCTTTATTTGTTTGATGAGTCTACAAAGT CTCACTGCACTCAGTGAAGACGCTGACAAGTTATCTGAAAAGCGCAAGCCACTGATGACGCGCGAGGATCCTTCAACTTTGGAAGATTACAAACGCACCAAACGCCAATTGCCGCAACCGCTGCAAGAGTTTCAAGATTTTGTAACAACTTCGAAGACCGAATGCGCCAAAGAAATGAATATTAATCCGAATGAATTGCAAAAATCGTTGCTTTACGAGGATCAACCGACTTCCATAGAGAAGTGTATGATGGAGTGTGTTTTGAAGCGCATAGAAGTG ATGAGCAAAGACGACACGTTGTCGACGACGACGATTGGACACATCGCTGACATC ATTGGCGATAATAATGCCTTAATAACGTCAATTGCTATGGCCTCAGCTGAGAATTGCAAAAAGTTCATCACTGCGGAAGATTCCTGTGAGCGCgcttttcaaattaataaatgcaTCGCCGCTGAAATGAAAATGCGCAAAATTAAACTCATTTATTAG